The Ptiloglossa arizonensis isolate GNS036 chromosome 13, iyPtiAriz1_principal, whole genome shotgun sequence genome window below encodes:
- the LOC143153654 gene encoding odorant receptor 2a-like, protein MLRSAVFTICNKSVHCRSTQIIDECFRMILLVDLLGFCVRLGLAMYLALIKFGTDSVAASSFLLYSFVVTASLYVLSYIGEQLVHETKIVGEAFYDINWPELTNNGRKALLICLMNGQKSSDMTAGKFYVFSLFGFTQLVKTSMACLSMLRARIT, encoded by the exons ATGTTGC GATCTGCAGTCTTTACGATTTGCAACAAATCTGTGCATTGCAGGTCGACGCAAATTATAGATGAATGTTTTCGTATGATTCTTTTGGTCGACCTTCTGGGTTTCTGCGTCAGATTGGGCCTTGCAATGTATCTTGCGCTAATC AAATTTGGTACAGACTCGGTGGCTGCATCCAGTTTCCTTCTGTATAGCTTTGTCGTGACTGCTTCCTTATACGTGCTCTCCTATATCGGTGAACAATTGGTCCACGAG ACGAAGATCGTGGGCGAAGCATTTTACGACATCAACTGGCCAGAACTGACGAACAATGGTAGAAAAGCATTGCTTATATGTTTGATGAATGGACAAAAATCGTCGGATATGACAGCTGGAAAATTCTATGTGTTCTCACTTTTCGGTTTTACCCAG CTTGTAAAGACTTCTATGGCGTGCCTATCCATGCTACGCGCCAGGATAACATAA
- the LOC143153904 gene encoding alpha-amylase 3 isoform X2 produces the protein MNIQKPEGLLSVVLPTELASSPSSRQLINQDQQDEEASDCPLLTPSPPLIRTDDALESGTIYVSLEGNPVESIPPLENINKEDGLNEFMNIVNSSSKALNDEPSSRDPMVESTTSGSSSDTNGPVCAQLLTQLNTAYQHLAPDAQALENGGKPPLVGIQLVVPKPPKDYRFMKWNWPLIRKTCFWSLMSVLAGCTALVIGVIATMPKKCDPQVQWWQGSIFYEIFPASFQDSMKTDDGIGDLRGIMMRLDYLKKLGVRGIRLNSIFPATHYPEHFLDIKNLTDLNTNLGTLEDFDKLVKDIHQRNMTLILDLPLHPFVKTLYNENLAIEQPNKTDKAVRERRDFTEDPILHEMVPTTPSSSLQAIREVLSSVSSPLDESQQQALAFNRLNAVTENPVTVAIKIWLQRGVDGFYLKGLKHYVDEESFSSSLSHWKSLLGVERILICHMDALKDAKSNAVRNAILKWMDLVDVTLTVASGTKEIKKQVEDVTKGLLFEKPGYPWVHWSIGGVDSKRVASSISVKNATIAATLLGMMLPGTPSIFYGDEIGIRNCDCEDHKDLAHVHNLAPMYWGMNDDLNQKFASVSVTTWLPEAAKPLETSLMGTISEMASLRFKTPPIYVKAVLKENQVLANCDIRYADDEMIVIERWYPRRNSYVFLANLGNKTLTKDLSFLYYGGHVVVGPTYRLNRDVYFKELIVFPGEAFVIKLDK, from the exons ATGAATATCCAGAAGCCTGAGGGTCTTTTGTCAGTGGTTTTACCTACCGAACTTGCGTCCTCGCCCAGTTCACGACAACTGATAAACCAAGACCAACAG GATGAAGAAGCGTCGGATTGTCCACTTTTGACACCCAGCCCACCGCTCATTCGGACGGACGATGCCCTGGAATCTGGTACGATTTATGTTTCTCTGGAAGGAAATCCTGTTGAATCGATCCCGccgctcgaaaacattaacaagGAGGATGGACTTAACGAGTTCATGAATATTGTGAACAGTTCGAGTAAGGCTCTAAACGATG AACCCAGTTCCCGCGATCCGATGGTAGAATCAACAACCAGTGGCAGCAGCAGCGATACAAATGGGCCCGTTTGTGCGCAATTGTTGACACAGTTGAACACAGCGTATCAACACCTTGCACCCGATGCTCAAGCTCTG GAGAATGGTGGAAAGCCACCGTTGGTTGGGATCCAGCTGGTGGTACCGAAGCCTCCGAAGGATTACCGCTTCATGAAATGGAATTGGCCGCTCATACGGAAAACCTGCTTCTGGTCACTGATGTCGGTGCTCGCGGGATGCACGGCACTCGTCATCGGTGTTATTGCCACCATGCCCAAGAA GTGCGATCCACAAGTGCAATGGTGGCAGGGCAGTATTTTCTACGAGATATTCCCGGCGTCTTTTCAAGACTCCATGAAGACCGACGACGGTATCGGGGATCTGCGCGGCATAATGATGCGTTTGGATTACTTGAAGAAGCTGGGCGTTCGTGGGATTCGTTTGAACTCGATCTTCCCGGCGACGCACTACCCTGAACATTTCCTGGACATCAAGAACCTGACGGACTTGAACACGAATTTGGGCACGTTGGAGGACTTCGACAAGCTTGTGAAAGATATCCATCAGCGAAACATGACCCTGATCCTGGATTTGcccctccatccgttcgtgaagaCATTGTACAACGAGAACTTGGCCATCGAGCAACCGAATAAAACCGACAAAGCGGTGCGCGAGAGAAGAGATTTCACCGAGGACCCGATCTTGCACGAGATGGTACCGACGACACCCTCCTCGTCGCTACAAGCGATTCGGGAGGTGCTGTCCTCGGTATCATCGCCGTTGGACGAATCTCAGCAACAAGCTCTTGCGTTTAATCGTCTGAACGCGGTAACGGAGAACCCCGTTACCGTGGCGATCAAAATCTGGCTACAGAGAGGGGTCGACGGTTTCTATTTAAAGGGACTCAAGCATTACGTCGACGAAGAATCTTTCTCCAGTAGTCTAAGTCATTGGAAGTCCCTTCTAGGTGTGGAGAGGATACTCATTTGCCATATGGACGCTTTAAAGGATGCAAAATCTAACGCCGTGAGGAACGCCATTCTAAAGTGGATGGACCTTGTGGATGTCACGTTAACGGTTGCAAGTGGAACGAAGGAGATCAAGAAACAAGTGGAGGACGTCACGAAGGGCTTGCTCTTCGAGAAACCGGGTTATCCTTGGGTACATTGGTCCATAGGCGGAGTGGATTCGAAAAGAGTGGCGTCCTCGATTAGCGTGAAGAACGCCACTATAGCTGCCACTCTGCTAGGAATGATGCTTCCAGGGACACCGAGTATATTTTACGGAGACGAG ATAGGTATTCGAAACTGCGACTGTGAAGATCACAAGGATCTTGCTCATGTGCACAATCTGGCGCCCATGTATTGGGGCATGAACGATGATTTGAACCAAAAGTTTGCATCCGTTAGCGTTACGACTTGGTTACCGGAAGCTGCGAAACCATTAGAAACAAGTTTGATGGGGACGATTTCCGAGATGGCTAGTCTGAGATTTAAAACGCCTCCGATTTACGTTAAAGCAGTGCTGAAAGAGAACCAAGTACTGGCGAACTGTGATATTAG ATATGCAGATGATGAAATGATTGTAATAGAACGATGGTACCCACGGCGAAATTCGTATGTCTTTCTAGCTAATTTGGGCAACAAAACGCTAACCAAAGATTTATCTTTCCTTTACTATGGTGGCCATGTCGTAGTTGGTCCGACGTACAGACTGAATCGCGACGTCTATTTCAAGGAGCTCATTGTGTTTCCAGGAGAAGCGTTCGTTATAAAACTCGATAAATGA
- the LOC143153904 gene encoding alpha-amylase 3 isoform X1 has translation MNIQKPEGLLSVVLPTELASSPSSRQLINQDQQDEEASDCPLLTPSPPLIRTDDALESGTIYVSLEGNPVESIPPLENINKEDGLNEFMNIVNSSSKALNDEPSSRDPMVESTTSGSSSDTNGPVCAQLLTQLNTAYQHLAPDAQALFYNQENGGKPPLVGIQLVVPKPPKDYRFMKWNWPLIRKTCFWSLMSVLAGCTALVIGVIATMPKKCDPQVQWWQGSIFYEIFPASFQDSMKTDDGIGDLRGIMMRLDYLKKLGVRGIRLNSIFPATHYPEHFLDIKNLTDLNTNLGTLEDFDKLVKDIHQRNMTLILDLPLHPFVKTLYNENLAIEQPNKTDKAVRERRDFTEDPILHEMVPTTPSSSLQAIREVLSSVSSPLDESQQQALAFNRLNAVTENPVTVAIKIWLQRGVDGFYLKGLKHYVDEESFSSSLSHWKSLLGVERILICHMDALKDAKSNAVRNAILKWMDLVDVTLTVASGTKEIKKQVEDVTKGLLFEKPGYPWVHWSIGGVDSKRVASSISVKNATIAATLLGMMLPGTPSIFYGDEIGIRNCDCEDHKDLAHVHNLAPMYWGMNDDLNQKFASVSVTTWLPEAAKPLETSLMGTISEMASLRFKTPPIYVKAVLKENQVLANCDIRYADDEMIVIERWYPRRNSYVFLANLGNKTLTKDLSFLYYGGHVVVGPTYRLNRDVYFKELIVFPGEAFVIKLDK, from the exons ATGAATATCCAGAAGCCTGAGGGTCTTTTGTCAGTGGTTTTACCTACCGAACTTGCGTCCTCGCCCAGTTCACGACAACTGATAAACCAAGACCAACAG GATGAAGAAGCGTCGGATTGTCCACTTTTGACACCCAGCCCACCGCTCATTCGGACGGACGATGCCCTGGAATCTGGTACGATTTATGTTTCTCTGGAAGGAAATCCTGTTGAATCGATCCCGccgctcgaaaacattaacaagGAGGATGGACTTAACGAGTTCATGAATATTGTGAACAGTTCGAGTAAGGCTCTAAACGATG AACCCAGTTCCCGCGATCCGATGGTAGAATCAACAACCAGTGGCAGCAGCAGCGATACAAATGGGCCCGTTTGTGCGCAATTGTTGACACAGTTGAACACAGCGTATCAACACCTTGCACCCGATGCTCAAGCTCTG TTTTACAATCAGGAGAATGGTGGAAAGCCACCGTTGGTTGGGATCCAGCTGGTGGTACCGAAGCCTCCGAAGGATTACCGCTTCATGAAATGGAATTGGCCGCTCATACGGAAAACCTGCTTCTGGTCACTGATGTCGGTGCTCGCGGGATGCACGGCACTCGTCATCGGTGTTATTGCCACCATGCCCAAGAA GTGCGATCCACAAGTGCAATGGTGGCAGGGCAGTATTTTCTACGAGATATTCCCGGCGTCTTTTCAAGACTCCATGAAGACCGACGACGGTATCGGGGATCTGCGCGGCATAATGATGCGTTTGGATTACTTGAAGAAGCTGGGCGTTCGTGGGATTCGTTTGAACTCGATCTTCCCGGCGACGCACTACCCTGAACATTTCCTGGACATCAAGAACCTGACGGACTTGAACACGAATTTGGGCACGTTGGAGGACTTCGACAAGCTTGTGAAAGATATCCATCAGCGAAACATGACCCTGATCCTGGATTTGcccctccatccgttcgtgaagaCATTGTACAACGAGAACTTGGCCATCGAGCAACCGAATAAAACCGACAAAGCGGTGCGCGAGAGAAGAGATTTCACCGAGGACCCGATCTTGCACGAGATGGTACCGACGACACCCTCCTCGTCGCTACAAGCGATTCGGGAGGTGCTGTCCTCGGTATCATCGCCGTTGGACGAATCTCAGCAACAAGCTCTTGCGTTTAATCGTCTGAACGCGGTAACGGAGAACCCCGTTACCGTGGCGATCAAAATCTGGCTACAGAGAGGGGTCGACGGTTTCTATTTAAAGGGACTCAAGCATTACGTCGACGAAGAATCTTTCTCCAGTAGTCTAAGTCATTGGAAGTCCCTTCTAGGTGTGGAGAGGATACTCATTTGCCATATGGACGCTTTAAAGGATGCAAAATCTAACGCCGTGAGGAACGCCATTCTAAAGTGGATGGACCTTGTGGATGTCACGTTAACGGTTGCAAGTGGAACGAAGGAGATCAAGAAACAAGTGGAGGACGTCACGAAGGGCTTGCTCTTCGAGAAACCGGGTTATCCTTGGGTACATTGGTCCATAGGCGGAGTGGATTCGAAAAGAGTGGCGTCCTCGATTAGCGTGAAGAACGCCACTATAGCTGCCACTCTGCTAGGAATGATGCTTCCAGGGACACCGAGTATATTTTACGGAGACGAG ATAGGTATTCGAAACTGCGACTGTGAAGATCACAAGGATCTTGCTCATGTGCACAATCTGGCGCCCATGTATTGGGGCATGAACGATGATTTGAACCAAAAGTTTGCATCCGTTAGCGTTACGACTTGGTTACCGGAAGCTGCGAAACCATTAGAAACAAGTTTGATGGGGACGATTTCCGAGATGGCTAGTCTGAGATTTAAAACGCCTCCGATTTACGTTAAAGCAGTGCTGAAAGAGAACCAAGTACTGGCGAACTGTGATATTAG ATATGCAGATGATGAAATGATTGTAATAGAACGATGGTACCCACGGCGAAATTCGTATGTCTTTCTAGCTAATTTGGGCAACAAAACGCTAACCAAAGATTTATCTTTCCTTTACTATGGTGGCCATGTCGTAGTTGGTCCGACGTACAGACTGAATCGCGACGTCTATTTCAAGGAGCTCATTGTGTTTCCAGGAGAAGCGTTCGTTATAAAACTCGATAAATGA
- the LOC143153910 gene encoding thioredoxin-2, giving the protein MVVHHVQNARDLETRMGEAGENLVVLDFFATWCGPCTMISPKVEELSKEMPNVVFLKIDVDECEDLAQQFNITNMPTFVFLKKNAVVETFTGANYEKLKRTIEKLK; this is encoded by the exons ATGGTTGTCCATCACGTTCAAAATGCT AGAGATCTGGAAACCCGCATGGGAGAAGCTGGAGAAAATTTAGTTGTACTTGATTTCTTTGCTACATGGTGTGGTCCTTGTACAATGATTTCACCCAAGGTAGAAGAGTTGTCAAAG GAAATGCCGAATGTTGTGTTTTTGAAAATAGATGTAGATGAATGTGAAGATCTTGCACAACAATTTAATATCACCAATATGCCTACTTTCGTATTCCTTAAGAAAAATGCAGTG GTGGAAACTTTCACTGGTGCTAATTACGAGAAACTCAAACGCACAATTGAGAAGCTCAAGTGA
- the LOC143153904 gene encoding amino acid transporter heavy chain SLC3A1 isoform X3: MNIQKPEGLLSVVLPTELASSPSSRQLINQDQQDEEASDCPLLTPSPPLIRTDDALESGTIYVSLEGNPVESIPPLENINKEDGLNEFMNIVNSSSKALNDEPSSRDPMVESTTSGSSSDTNGPVCAQLLTQLNTAYQHLAPDAQALFYNQENGGKPPLVGIQLVVPKPPKDYRFMKWNWPLIRKTCFWSLMSVLAGCTALVIGVIATMPKKCDPQVQWWQGSIFYEIFPASFQDSMKTDDGIGDLRGIMMRLDYLKKLGVRGIRLNSIFPATHYPEHFLDIKNLTDLNTNLGTLEDFDKLVKDIHQRNMTLILDLPLHPFVKTLYNENLAIEQPNKTDKAVRERRDFTEDPILHEMVPTTPSSSLQAIREVLSSVSSPLDESQQQALAFNRLNAVTENPVTVAIKIWLQRGVDGFYLKGLKHYVDEESFSSSLSHWKSLLGVERILICHMDALKDAKSNAVRNAILKWMDLVDVTLTVASGTKEIKKQVEDVTKGLLFEKPGYPWVHWSIGGVDSKRVASSISVKNATIAATLLGMMLPGTPSIFYGDEVFETATVKITRILLMCTIWRPCIGA; this comes from the exons ATGAATATCCAGAAGCCTGAGGGTCTTTTGTCAGTGGTTTTACCTACCGAACTTGCGTCCTCGCCCAGTTCACGACAACTGATAAACCAAGACCAACAG GATGAAGAAGCGTCGGATTGTCCACTTTTGACACCCAGCCCACCGCTCATTCGGACGGACGATGCCCTGGAATCTGGTACGATTTATGTTTCTCTGGAAGGAAATCCTGTTGAATCGATCCCGccgctcgaaaacattaacaagGAGGATGGACTTAACGAGTTCATGAATATTGTGAACAGTTCGAGTAAGGCTCTAAACGATG AACCCAGTTCCCGCGATCCGATGGTAGAATCAACAACCAGTGGCAGCAGCAGCGATACAAATGGGCCCGTTTGTGCGCAATTGTTGACACAGTTGAACACAGCGTATCAACACCTTGCACCCGATGCTCAAGCTCTG TTTTACAATCAGGAGAATGGTGGAAAGCCACCGTTGGTTGGGATCCAGCTGGTGGTACCGAAGCCTCCGAAGGATTACCGCTTCATGAAATGGAATTGGCCGCTCATACGGAAAACCTGCTTCTGGTCACTGATGTCGGTGCTCGCGGGATGCACGGCACTCGTCATCGGTGTTATTGCCACCATGCCCAAGAA GTGCGATCCACAAGTGCAATGGTGGCAGGGCAGTATTTTCTACGAGATATTCCCGGCGTCTTTTCAAGACTCCATGAAGACCGACGACGGTATCGGGGATCTGCGCGGCATAATGATGCGTTTGGATTACTTGAAGAAGCTGGGCGTTCGTGGGATTCGTTTGAACTCGATCTTCCCGGCGACGCACTACCCTGAACATTTCCTGGACATCAAGAACCTGACGGACTTGAACACGAATTTGGGCACGTTGGAGGACTTCGACAAGCTTGTGAAAGATATCCATCAGCGAAACATGACCCTGATCCTGGATTTGcccctccatccgttcgtgaagaCATTGTACAACGAGAACTTGGCCATCGAGCAACCGAATAAAACCGACAAAGCGGTGCGCGAGAGAAGAGATTTCACCGAGGACCCGATCTTGCACGAGATGGTACCGACGACACCCTCCTCGTCGCTACAAGCGATTCGGGAGGTGCTGTCCTCGGTATCATCGCCGTTGGACGAATCTCAGCAACAAGCTCTTGCGTTTAATCGTCTGAACGCGGTAACGGAGAACCCCGTTACCGTGGCGATCAAAATCTGGCTACAGAGAGGGGTCGACGGTTTCTATTTAAAGGGACTCAAGCATTACGTCGACGAAGAATCTTTCTCCAGTAGTCTAAGTCATTGGAAGTCCCTTCTAGGTGTGGAGAGGATACTCATTTGCCATATGGACGCTTTAAAGGATGCAAAATCTAACGCCGTGAGGAACGCCATTCTAAAGTGGATGGACCTTGTGGATGTCACGTTAACGGTTGCAAGTGGAACGAAGGAGATCAAGAAACAAGTGGAGGACGTCACGAAGGGCTTGCTCTTCGAGAAACCGGGTTATCCTTGGGTACATTGGTCCATAGGCGGAGTGGATTCGAAAAGAGTGGCGTCCTCGATTAGCGTGAAGAACGCCACTATAGCTGCCACTCTGCTAGGAATGATGCTTCCAGGGACACCGAGTATATTTTACGGAGACGAG GTATTCGAAACTGCGACTGTGAAGATCACAAGGATCTTGCTCATGTGCACAATCTGGCGCCCATGTATTGGGGCATGA
- the LOC143153653 gene encoding uncharacterized protein LOC143153653: MRDDHENELKNALVFSERIFALSGVWPEKPGNLLFVFTMLYFGQLIVMEFWDVCDHLDNFELLIVSSMEVILTTGIYIVFIMVRCSKQLEPTIVAMKREIADDTIYENNEEKRLYLGYNSVSYKVSKYIVMSSMTTLVLQYLRPLIHLLAASHLDNSTIPYQLPFRAHIFFDYKEPRIYGLVYLCLCPVIYLGVFHVSEIGLIFTLVMHVCAKYAILAYRIRNMSTMSVECFNNGIKKIVESHLQLKELKIIEKNVKRNSIQDNLGITGAKIQSITGVSRLEEYKFILTKII, from the exons ATGAGA GACGACCACGAGAACGAATTAAAGAACGCCCTCGTGTTCAGTGAACGTATTTTTGCATTGAGCGGGGTGTGGCCCGAGAAACCGGGGAACCTGTTGTTCGTGTTCACGATGCTGTACTTCGGTCAACTGATAGTCATGGAGTTCTGGGACGTGTGCGATCATCTGGATAATTTCGAGTTGCTGATAGTGAGCTCGATGGAAGTGATTCTGACCACGGGGATCTACATCGTATTCATAATGGTACGGTGCAGCAAGCAATTGGAGCCGACGATCGTCGCGATGAAGAGAGAGATCGCGGACGATACGATCTACGAGAACAACGAGGAGAAACGTCTGTATCTCGGGTACAATAGCGTGTCGTATAAAGTTAGCAAATACATCGTGATGTCGTCGATGACCACGCTTGTTCTCCAGTATCTACGTCCTTTGATACACTTGCTCGCTGCTTCTCATCTAG ATAACAGTACAATTCCCTATCAACTGCCCTTCCGGGCACACATTTTTTTCGATTACAAGGAACCCCGAATCTACGGTCTGGTGTACTTGTGTCTATGCCCTGTTATATACTTGGGAGTGTTCCACGTATCCGAAATCGGTTTGATTTTCACCTTGGTGATGCACGTTTGCGCGAAATACGCCATTCTAGCTTACCGTATACGAAATATGTCCACGATGTCGGTGGAGTGTTTCAATAACGGGATCAAAAAGATCGTGGAATCGCATTTGCAGCTGAAAGA attaaaaattatcgaaaaaaatgtaaaaaggaaTTCGATACAGGATAATTTAGGTATTACCGGTGCAAAGATTCAAA GTATCACTGGGGTTTCAAGATTAGAAGaatataaattcattttaacgaaaattatttaa